In Brassica rapa cultivar Chiifu-401-42 chromosome A06, CAAS_Brap_v3.01, whole genome shotgun sequence, a single window of DNA contains:
- the LOC103874393 gene encoding probable glycosyltransferase At5g25310 isoform X2, with translation MDKHQYTRFCFLSICIGSIALVFAISRCSISFFDYSLQKLEFSFPESELRRSFYNAGDENRAVDSRDVVSQQILSVRSRNDTSKPEKKKKKLNRRRTVEVGLSKARASIREAASSNRNATLFSVDLPNAQVYRNPSALSQSYLEMEKRFKVYVYEEGEPPLVHDGPCKSVYAVEGRFIMEMEKSRTKFRTYDPDQAHVYFLPFSVTWLVTYLYQYNYDAEPLRTFASDYVRLISSKHPFWNRTSGADHFMLACHDWGPLTSKANEDLFHKSIRVMCNANSSEGFNPAKDATLPEIKLYGGEVHPQLRLSKILMTSPRPHLAFFAGGVHGPVRPILLDHWKQRDPDMPVFEYLPKHLNYYDFMRSSKFCFCPSGYEVASPRLIEAIYSECIPVILSVNFVLPFSDILRWETFSVQVDVSEIPRLKEILTSISDEKYQSLKRNLRYVRRHFELNDPPKRYDAFHMILHSIWLRRLNLRLT, from the exons ATGGATAAGCATCAGTACACGAGATTCTGTTTCCTATCGATCTGCATCGGATCAATCGCACTTGTATTCGCGATCTCTCGCTGCTCGATCTCCTTCTTCGACTACTCTCTTCAGAAACTCGAATTCTCTTTCCCGGAAAGCGAGCTGCGACGAAGCTTCTACAATGCGGGGGACGAGAACAGAGCTGTGGATTCTCGTGACGTCGTCTCTCAGCAGATCCTCTCCGTCAGATCGAGGAACGACACT AGTAaaccggagaagaagaagaagaagctaaacCGGAGAAGAACGGTGGAAGTAGGACTAAGCAAAGCAAGAGCTTCGATACGTGAAGCAGCTTCTTCTAACCGTAACGCTACATTGTTCAGCGTTGATCTTCCCAACGCACAAGTCTACCGTAATCCCTCAGCTTTATCTCA gaGTTACTTGGAGATGGAGAAGAGGTTTAAGGTGTATGTATACGAAGAAGGCGAGCCACCGTTAGTTCACGACGGACCTTGCAAGAGCGTGTACGCGGTTGAAGGCAGATTCATTATGGAGATGGAGAAAAGTAGGACTAAGTTTCGTACATACGACCCTGACCAAGCCCATGTTTACTTCTTGCCCTTTAGTGTTACTTGGCTGGTCACATACTTGTACCAATATAACTATGACGCTGAACCTCTCAGAACTTTTGCTTCTGACTACGTCAGATTGATATCTAGTAAACACCCTTTCTGGAATCGAACCAGTGGAGCTGATCACTTCATGCTTGCGTGCCACGATTGG GGACCTCTCACTTCAAAAGCCAATGAAGATCTCTTCCACAAATCAATCCGAGTCATGTGCAATGCTAACTCATCAGAAGGGTTTAACCCCGCAAAAGACGCGACTCTCCCTGAGATCAAACTCTACGGTGGTGAAGTTCATCCCCAACTCCGCCTCTCCAAAATCCTCATGACATCCCCAAGGCCACACCTCGCCTTCTTCGCAGGTGGAGTCCACGGTCCTGTCCGTCCCATTCTCTTAGACCACTGGAAACAACGTGACCCTGACATGCCAGTGTTCGAATACCTTCCTAAACACTTGAACTACTACGACTTCATGAGAAGCTCAAAGTTCTGTTTCTGTCCCAGTGGCTACGAGGTAGCTAGCCCTAGGCTCATCGAAGCCATCTACTCCGAGTGCATCCCCGTCATCCTCTCCGTTAACTTCGTCTTGCCCTTCAGTGATATCCTTCGTTGGGAGACTTTCTCTGTACAGGTCGACGTCTCAGAGATTCCGAGGCTGAAGGAGATTCTAACGTCCATCTCCGATGAGAAATACCAAAGTCTTAAACGTAATCTAAGGTACGTGAGGCGACATTTCGAGCTCAACGATCCACCTAAGAGGTACGATGCGTTTCACATGATACTTCACTCCATTTGGCTACGTAGGCTTAACTTGAGGCTCACGTAA
- the LOC103874394 gene encoding glycosyltransferase BC10, whose amino-acid sequence MLALYFILLVCVPLAIIMTFTAPRLAITVAVNQPAYLVIQNSNKSLTPHRTITSQQLDKDELLLRQASKANPKPPPKLPKKLAFMFLTTTSLPLAPLWELFFNQTSDHKSLYNVYVHADPAQKHKPGFFDNRIIPSSKPAYRHTPTLISAARRLLAHALLDDPSNYMFILLSPSCIPLHSFNFTYNTLASSTKSFIEILNNEPGWYDRWAARGPYAMLPEVPPEEFRIGSQFWTLTRSHAKMVVSDVEIWSKFNKPCVRKDTCYPEEHYFPTLLHMRDPQGCVSATLTHVDWSVSDHGHPRTYKPSEVGAKLIQKLRSARLRYGDGGGTRKDSFLFARKFSPAGISQLMNIARDVILN is encoded by the coding sequence ATGTTGGCTTTGTATTTCATTCTACTTGTTTGCGTGCCCTTAGCTATCATCATGACCTTCACGGCTCCTCGACTAGCCATCACTGTCGCCGTTAATCAACCGGCCTACTTAGTCATACAAAACTCCAATAAGAGCCTTACACCTCACCGAACAATAACTTCTCAGCAACTAGATAAGGATGAGTTGCTGCTTCGTCAAGCTTCTAAAGCCAATCCAAAACCGCCACCTAAACTTCCCAAGAAGCTAGCTTTCATGTTCTTAACAACAACGTCTCTTCCATTAGCACCACTTTGGGAGCTTTTCTTCAACCAAACCTCTGACCACAAGTCTCTCTACAATGTGTACGTGCATGCTGACCCGGCTCAAAAACACAAACCGGGTTTCTTCGATAACCGGATCATACCATCCTCAAAACCGGCTTACCGTCACACCCCAACACTCATCTCCGCAGCGCGTCGTTTACTCGCTCACGCGCTTCTCGACGACCCTTCGAACTACATGTTCATCCTCCTCTCCCCTTCTTGCATCCCACTCCATTCCTTTAACTTCACATACAACACACTCGCCTCCTCCACAAAGAGCTTCATCGAGATTCTCAACAACGAGCCAGGGTGGTACGACAGATGGGCGGCGCGTGGCCCTTACGCGATGCTTCCCGAGGTTCCACCTGAGGAGTTCCGAATAGGCTCACAGTTCTGGACGCTGACAAGAAGCCATGCGAAGATGGTTGTGAGTGACGTGGAGATATGGTCCAAGTTCAACAAGCCTTGCGTAAGGAAAGACACGTGTTACCCCGAGGAGCATTACTTCCCTACGCTCCTCCACATGCGTGATCCACAAGGGTGTGTTTCCGCTACGCTCACGCACGTTGATTGGAGCGTTAGCGACCATGGTCATCCCCGAACGTATAAACCATCTGAGGTTGGGGCTAAGCTTATACAGAAGCTGAGAAGTGCACGTCTTAGGTATGGAGACGGTGGTGGAACGAGGAAGGACTCATTTCTGTTCGCACGGAAGTTCTCTCCGGCGGGGATCAGTCAGCTCATGAACATTGCAAGAGACGTCATCTTAAATTGA
- the LOC103874392 gene encoding ACT domain-containing protein ACR2 has protein sequence MQKVCWPYFDPDFDNLGERIYGPPCRVYIDNDSIQDCTVVKVNSENKQGLLLEVVQILTDMNLIITKSYISSDGGWFMDVFHVKDEHGSKLTDKTVINHIKHAIGTSRRESDSVKASEANDNANNNPLEPPLIDHNEHTAIEMTGTDRPGLFSEIFAAFADLHCNVLEAHAWSHNARLACIAYVSDDSTHAPIDDPSRLASIEDHLSTVIRATADPASNSTHVGHKENETDRFLAGQGKGCMNSNVERRLHQLMLSVRDFDEPFCGGGGASSLSLFSSKLEYCERKTTSVSIGSCEDRGYSIVTVKSKDRRRLMFDTICTLIDMQYVIFHAALRSDGADAFQEYFIRHVDGRALNTEGEKERVIKCLEAAIERRVCEGVKLELCAENRVGLLSDISRVLRENGLTVVRADVETQGQKSLNAFYVRDISGNKIDMEFVESVKKEMRPIHLEVKNEDRPEDRREQLALAAPQQQPQVHRFSLGEILRSQIERLSHNFVPTK, from the exons ATGCAGAAAGTTTGCTGGCCTTACTTTGATCCTGATTTTGACAATCTTGGTGAACGCATTTATGGTCCACC ATGCAGGGTCTACATAGACAACGACAGCATCCAAGATTGCACCGTTGTGAAG GTGAATAGTGAGAACAAACAAGGACTTCTTCTAGAAGTGGTGCAGATCTTGACAGACATGAATCTTATCATCACCAAGAGTTACATCTCTTCTGATGGTGGATGGTTCATGGATG TTTTCCATGTTAAAGACGAGCACGGCAGTAAACTCACTGACAAAACCGTCATCAACCACATCAAACAT GCCATTGGCACGAGTAGGCGAGAGTCTGACTCTGTAAAGGCCAGTGAAGCCAATGACAACGCAAACAACAACCCTTTGGAACCTCCATTGATCGATCATAATGAGCACACAGCGATAGAGATGACAGGAACAGACAGACCAGGCCTCTTCTCAGAGATATTCGCTGCTTTCGCCGACCTACACTGCAACGTCTTAGAAGCTCACGCTTGGAGCCACAACGCTCGCTTAGCCTGCATCGCCTACGTCTCCGACGACAGCACTCACGCTCCCATCGACGACCCCAGCCGCTTAGCTTCCATCGAGGACCACCTCAGTACCGTGATCCGCGCCACAGCGGATCCCGCCTCCAACTCGACGCACGTGGGGCACAAGGAGAACGAGACTGATAGGTTTCTTGCTGGACAAGGCAAAGGGTGTATGAACTCCAACGTGGAGAGACGTCTGCATCAGCTGATGCTCTCCGTGAGAGACTTCGACGAGCCGTTCTGTGGTGGCGGTGGTGCTTCGTCGCTGTCGCTGTTTTCGTCTAAGCTGGAGTATTGCGAGAGGAAGACGACGAGTGTTTCTATTGGGAGCTGCGAAGATAGAGGGTATTCGATAGTGACGGTGAAGTCTAAAGATCGGAGGAGACTCATGTTTGATACGATATGTACTTTGATTGATATGCAGTACGTTATCTTCCACGCTGCTCTCCGGTCTGATGGAGCTGATGCTTTTCAG GAGTACTTCATAAGACACGTAGACGGACGTGCGCTGAACACTGAAGGAGAGAAGGAGCGTGTGATTAAATGCCTTGAAGCTGCTATAGAACGTCGTGTTTGCGAG GGGGTGAAGTTGGAGCTATGCGCAGAGAACAGAGTAGGCTTGCTTTCCGACATATCTCGTGTGCTTCGTGAGAATGGTTTGACTGTTGTTCGTGCAGACGTGGAGACGCAGGGACAGAAGTCGCTCAACGCTTTTTACGTCAGGGACATTTCCGGGAACAAGATTGATATGGAGTTTGTGGAGTCAGTGAAGAAAGAGATGAGACCTATCCACCTGGAGGTTAAGAATGAAGACAGACCAGAAGACAGACGTGAACAACTAGCCTTGGCTGCACCTCAACAGCAACCACAAGTACACCGTTTCTCGCTCGGTGAGATCCTAAGGTCGCAGATAGAGCGACTCTCTCACAACTTCGTCCCGACCAAATGA
- the LOC103874391 gene encoding probable sucrose-phosphate synthase 2 yields the protein MVGNDWVNSYLEAILAAEPGIGDSKYSDSKSSLLLRERGHFSPTRYFVEEVITGFDETDLHRSWIQAAATRSPQERNTRLENLCWRIWNLARQKKQVAGKYAKRTAKRHLLRERARLEATADMSEDLSEGEKADVPGEILTPTDSSKGRMSRISSVDVFENWFAQHKEKKLYIVLISLHGLIRGENMELGRDSDTGGQVKYVVELARALGSMPGVYRVDLLTRQVSAPDVDWSYAEPSEMLNPLESDTDQEHGESSGAYIIRIPFGPKDKYVEKELLWPHIPEFVDRALSHVMQMSKALSEHIGGGKPVWPVAIHGHYADAGDSTALLSGALNVPMVFTGHSLGRDKLEQLLKQGRPKEEINSNYKIMRRIEAEELCLDASEIIITSTRQEIEEQWRLYDGFDPVLERKLRARMKRGVSCHGRFMPRMVVIPPGMEFHHIVPHDVDNDGEGARDDENPRSPDPPIWSEIMRFFSNPRKPMILALARPDPKKNLVTLVKAFGECRPLRELANLTLIMGNRDDIDELSSTNASVLLSILKLIDKYDLYGQVAMPKHHKQSDVPEIYRLGAKTKGVFINPAVIEPFGLTLIEAGAHGLPIVATKNGGPVDINRVLDNGLLVDPHDQQAIADALLKLVSDKNLWTRCRQNGLKNIHLFSWPEHCKTYLSRIAACKQRHPQWQSTDFENSDPDSRSDSLRDINDISLNLKLSLDGEKGEGKSTNLDAEENSGERKAKIEKAVSTLAPKSTSPDKVYGSGKIPTLKRRKYIFVISVDCDKASDLLEVVKTVIDVGGRNGSSIGFILSTSMNVSETHSTIISGGLNPQEFDAVICNSGSELYFTSSASEDKTKLPYALESDYHSHIEYRWGGESLRKTLVRWISSVHEKKKRQHDGEILSEDESSSSNYCLSFKVKEPTLVPPVKELRKLMRVQALRCNAVYCKGGTKLNVIPVLASRSQALRYLLVRWGVDLSKMVVFVGDSGDTDYEGLLGGVHKTVIVKGVASDATARVLHGNRSYPLEDVTPVNSPNITEAEQCDRDCIKAALEKLGVKI from the exons ATGGTGGGAAACGACTGGGTGAACAGTTACCTGGAGGCGATCCTCGCCGCGGAACCGGGGATCGGCGATTCCAAATACAGCGACTCCAAATCCTCGCTGCTTCTGAGAGAGCGTGGCCATTTCAGTCCCACTCGTTATTTCGTCGAGGAGGTCATCACTGGATTCGATGAGACTGATCTCCACCGCTCTTGGATTCAG GCTGCTGCAACGAGAAGTCCGCAGGAGAGGAACACGAGGCTGGAGAATCTCTGCTGGAGGATTTGGAATCTCGCTCGCCAGAAGAAGCAG GTTGCAGGGAAGTATGCTAAGCGTACTGCGAAACGTCATCTCTTGCGAGAGAGAGCTCGCTTGGAGGCTACTGCTGATATGTCAGAGGACTTATCGGAAGGAGAGAAAGCTGACGTGCCTGGTGAGATTCTTACTCCCACTGATAGTAGCAAAGGGAGAATGTCTCGGATCAGCTCTGTTGATGTGTTTGAGAATTGGTTTGCTCAGCACAAAGAAAAGAAGCTTTACATCGTCTTAATAAG TCTTCACGGTTTGATACGAGGTGAGAACATGGAGCTTGGTCGGGACTCTGATACCGGTGGCCAG GTGAAGTATGTTGTGGAACTTGCAAGGGCTTTGGGATCAATGCCGGGAGTCTACCGGGTTGATTTGTTGACCAGACAGGTATCAGCACCGGATGTTGACTGGAGCTACGCTGAACCGTCTGAGATGCTTAATCCTCTGGAATCAGACACAGATCAGGAGCATGGAGAGAGTAGTGGAGCTTATATAATCCGTATACCATTCGGTCCAAAAGATAAATATGTAGAGAAAGAGCTCCTCTGGCCTCACATCCCTGAGTTTGTTGACAGGGCGCTTAGCCATGTCATGCAGATGTCCAAAGCTCTTAGTGAGCATATCGGTGGTGGGAAACCGGTTTGGCCTGTTGCTATTCACGGGCACTATGCGGATGCAGGAGATTCCACCGCACTTCTCTCGGGGGCTCTAAATGTACCGATGGTTTTCACCGGACATTCTCTGGGCCGTGATAAGCTAGAGCAACTCCTGAAACAAGGCCGGCCGAAAGAAGAGATAAATTCTAACTACAAAATAATGAGGCGGATTGAGGCAGAGGAGCTATGCCTCGATGCCTCTGAGATTATTATAACTAGCACAAGGCAAGAGATTGAAGAGCAGTGGCGTCTTTATGATGGTTTTGATCCAGTTTTGGAGCGAAAACTCAGAGCTAGGATGAAAAGGGGTGTGAGCTGTCATGGCAGATTCATGCCTCGCATGGTT GTGATTCCTCCAGGCATGGAATTTCATCACATTGTACCGCATGATGTGGATAACGATGGGGAAGGAGCTAGAGACGATGAAAATCCACGATCTCCTGATCCGCCAATTTGGTCTGAG ATTATGCGTTTCTTTTCTAACCCACGCAAGCCCATGATACTCGCTCTTGCTCGGCCAGACCCTAAGAAAAACTTGGTAACTCTAGTCAAAGCATTTGGAGAATGTCGTCCATTAAGGGAACTTGCTAACCTT ACTTTGATAATGGGAAACCGAGATGATATCGATGAATTGTCTAGCACCAATGCTTCGGTGCTTCTTTCCATTCTGAAACTGATCGACAAGTATGATCTTTATGGTCAAGTGGCAATGCCTAAGCATCACAAACAATCTGATGTGCCAGAGATTTACCGCTTAGGAGCCAAAACAAAA GGAGTTTTTATCAATCCAGCTGTGATTGAACCATTTGGACTGACTCTTATTGAG GCAGGAGCTCATGGATTGCCCATTGTTGCAACAAAAAATGGAGGTCCCGTCGACATTAACCGG GTTCTTGACAATGGTCTTTTGGTTGACCCTCATGATCAGCAAGCTATAGCTGATGCTCTCCTGAAACTGGTTTCAGACAAAAATCTCTGGACAAGATGCAGACAGAACGGTTTAAAAAACATACACCTATTTTCTTGGCCAGAGCACTGTAAGACCTACCTGTCTCGCATAGCAGCGTGCAAGCAGAGACATCCTCAGTGGCAGAGCACTGATTTTGAAAACTCTGACCCTGATTCACGTAGTGATTCACTCAGAGACATCAATGATATCTCTCTGAACCTAAAACTTTCCTTAGACGGAGAGAAAGGAGAAGGTAAGAGTACCAATTTAGATGCTGAAGAGAACTCTGGTGAAAGAAAAGCGAAGATAGAGAAAGCTGTTTCAACACTGGCGCCAAAGAGCACATCGCCGGACAAGGTCTATGGAAGTGGCAAGATTCCGACTCTGAAAAGACGGAAGTATATCTTTGTTATCTCCGTGGACTGTGACAAAGCCTCGGATCTTCTTGAAGTGGTTAAAACAGTTATTGATGTGGGCGGAAGAAACGGGTCTTCGATAGGATTCATCCTCTCAACCTCAATGAACGTATCCGAGACTCATTCCACAATTATTTCAGGAGGCTTAAACCCTCAAGAATTTGACGCCGTGATCTGCAACAGCGGAAGTGAACTCTACTTCACATCCTCTGCATCTGAAGACAAGACCAAACTACCTTATGCGCTAGAATCAGATTACCATTCACACATAGAGTACAGGTGGGGAGGAGAGAGCTTGAGAAAGACTTTGGTCCGTTGGATCAGTTCAGTacacgagaagaagaagaggcaacATGATGGCGAGATTCTATCGGAAGATGAATCTTCCTCATCTAACTATTGCCTATCTTTCAAAGTCAAAGAGCCGACTTTG GTACCTCCGGTAAAGGAGCTGAGAAAGTTGATGAGAGTTCAGGCTTTGCGTTGCAATGCAGTATACTGCAAAGGAGGAACTAAGCTCAACGTAATCCCTGTCCTTGCTTCACGATCTCAGGCCCTCAG GTATCTGCTGGTGAGGTGGGGAGTGGATTTATCGAAGATGGTGGTTTTTGTGGGAGACAGCGGAGACACGGACTACGAAGGGCTGCTTGGAGGAGTGCACAAGACAGTAATAGTCAAAGGTGTAGCTAGTGATGCAACCGCACGTGTGCTTCATGGCAACAGAAGCTACCCACTAGAGGACGTGACTCCAGTTAACAGTCCCAACATCACCGAAGCGGAACAATGTGACCGCGACTGCATTAAGGCTGCTCTTGAGAAGCTCGGCGTAAAAATCTGA
- the LOC103874393 gene encoding probable glycosyltransferase At5g25310 isoform X1, with translation MDKHQYTRFCFLSICIGSIALVFAISRCSISFFDYSLQKLEFSFPESELRRSFYNAGDENRAVDSRDVVSQQILSVRSRNDTLQSKPEKKKKKLNRRRTVEVGLSKARASIREAASSNRNATLFSVDLPNAQVYRNPSALSQSYLEMEKRFKVYVYEEGEPPLVHDGPCKSVYAVEGRFIMEMEKSRTKFRTYDPDQAHVYFLPFSVTWLVTYLYQYNYDAEPLRTFASDYVRLISSKHPFWNRTSGADHFMLACHDWGPLTSKANEDLFHKSIRVMCNANSSEGFNPAKDATLPEIKLYGGEVHPQLRLSKILMTSPRPHLAFFAGGVHGPVRPILLDHWKQRDPDMPVFEYLPKHLNYYDFMRSSKFCFCPSGYEVASPRLIEAIYSECIPVILSVNFVLPFSDILRWETFSVQVDVSEIPRLKEILTSISDEKYQSLKRNLRYVRRHFELNDPPKRYDAFHMILHSIWLRRLNLRLT, from the exons ATGGATAAGCATCAGTACACGAGATTCTGTTTCCTATCGATCTGCATCGGATCAATCGCACTTGTATTCGCGATCTCTCGCTGCTCGATCTCCTTCTTCGACTACTCTCTTCAGAAACTCGAATTCTCTTTCCCGGAAAGCGAGCTGCGACGAAGCTTCTACAATGCGGGGGACGAGAACAGAGCTGTGGATTCTCGTGACGTCGTCTCTCAGCAGATCCTCTCCGTCAGATCGAGGAACGACACT TTACAGAGTAaaccggagaagaagaagaagaagctaaacCGGAGAAGAACGGTGGAAGTAGGACTAAGCAAAGCAAGAGCTTCGATACGTGAAGCAGCTTCTTCTAACCGTAACGCTACATTGTTCAGCGTTGATCTTCCCAACGCACAAGTCTACCGTAATCCCTCAGCTTTATCTCA gaGTTACTTGGAGATGGAGAAGAGGTTTAAGGTGTATGTATACGAAGAAGGCGAGCCACCGTTAGTTCACGACGGACCTTGCAAGAGCGTGTACGCGGTTGAAGGCAGATTCATTATGGAGATGGAGAAAAGTAGGACTAAGTTTCGTACATACGACCCTGACCAAGCCCATGTTTACTTCTTGCCCTTTAGTGTTACTTGGCTGGTCACATACTTGTACCAATATAACTATGACGCTGAACCTCTCAGAACTTTTGCTTCTGACTACGTCAGATTGATATCTAGTAAACACCCTTTCTGGAATCGAACCAGTGGAGCTGATCACTTCATGCTTGCGTGCCACGATTGG GGACCTCTCACTTCAAAAGCCAATGAAGATCTCTTCCACAAATCAATCCGAGTCATGTGCAATGCTAACTCATCAGAAGGGTTTAACCCCGCAAAAGACGCGACTCTCCCTGAGATCAAACTCTACGGTGGTGAAGTTCATCCCCAACTCCGCCTCTCCAAAATCCTCATGACATCCCCAAGGCCACACCTCGCCTTCTTCGCAGGTGGAGTCCACGGTCCTGTCCGTCCCATTCTCTTAGACCACTGGAAACAACGTGACCCTGACATGCCAGTGTTCGAATACCTTCCTAAACACTTGAACTACTACGACTTCATGAGAAGCTCAAAGTTCTGTTTCTGTCCCAGTGGCTACGAGGTAGCTAGCCCTAGGCTCATCGAAGCCATCTACTCCGAGTGCATCCCCGTCATCCTCTCCGTTAACTTCGTCTTGCCCTTCAGTGATATCCTTCGTTGGGAGACTTTCTCTGTACAGGTCGACGTCTCAGAGATTCCGAGGCTGAAGGAGATTCTAACGTCCATCTCCGATGAGAAATACCAAAGTCTTAAACGTAATCTAAGGTACGTGAGGCGACATTTCGAGCTCAACGATCCACCTAAGAGGTACGATGCGTTTCACATGATACTTCACTCCATTTGGCTACGTAGGCTTAACTTGAGGCTCACGTAA
- the LOC103874396 gene encoding uncharacterized protein LOC103874396 — MSFHRRTFSYDKLPTEPITLSVLKLDGSSFDVHVTSSASVKDLKNAIETAFSHVPKKGPSKISWPHVWGHFCLCFGDQKLVTDTECIGSYGMKDGDEVRFKNHVSGNAVLNKGYSRKSKQKNSERVGPKDEDEEANRIEEIDQGSWDDLEKGSLVRYKDDGLETSPREHRTCMNTLRGCCFAFGLKELFGFGNDRSYYSLRDTWRDD, encoded by the exons ATGAGCTTTCATCGCCGGACTTTTTCATACGATAAGCTTCCTACCGAACCTATTACGCTCTCCGTTCTCAAACTAGATGGCTCTTCCTTCG ATGTTCACGTAACGAGCTCGGCGAGCGTTAAGGATCTTAAGAATGCCATAGAGACTGCCTTTAGCCACGTTCCCAAGAAGGGCCCCTCCAAGATCTCATG GCCACACGTGTGGGGGCATTTCTGCTTGTGTTTTGGGGATCAGAAGCTGGTCACTGATACGGAGTGCATCGGAAGTTATGGGATGAAGGACGGTGATGAG GTAAGGTTCAAGAACCATGTGTCAGGCAATGCTGTATTGAACAAGGGATACTCTAGAAAATCCAAACAAAAGAACTC AGAGAGGGTAGGGCCAAAGGATGAAGATGAGGAAGCTAATAGGATAGAGGAGATTGATCAAGGCTCTTGGGATGATCTCGAGAAAGGAAGCTTAGTTAGGTACAAAGACGATGGCTTAGAAACTTCACCAAGGGAACACAGGACTTGTATGAACACTCTCCGAGGTTGCTGCTTTGCTTTTGGTTTAAAGGAGCTTTTTGGGTTTGGCAATGATAGAAGCTATTACTCTTTAAGAGATACTTGGAGAGACGATTGA